Within Nitrospirota bacterium, the genomic segment CAACAGAGGCAGTATCTCAGGCACTCAGAATAGCATTGAGCGGCATGTCGGCCGGTCTCGTTCATATGGAAAAAGAGAAAGAGCCTGTTGAGCTTGTCCTGAGGATGCCAATAAGCGAACGGTCAACGATTGCCTCACTCAGCGGAATTACGGTACCTTCTGCAGACGGCCGGCCAATATCCCTTTCAGAACTGGTGAAGATGCGGGAAGGGGTGGAAGACAAAACCATTTACCATAAGAACCTCAAGAGGGTCCTTTATGTTACCGGCGATGTGGCCGGCATCGCGGAAAGCCCGGCATACGCGATCCTCAAGATGAAGGAAAAGATCAGGGACCTCCAGCTTGCGGAAGGGTATGAGCTGAAGCAGTATTCATCCGAGCAGCCCTGGCTTGAAGACCGCTATGCCATAAAATGGGACGGCGAATGGCATATCACCTACGAGGTCTTCCGTGATCTCGGCATTGCGTTTGGCGCGGTGCTGATCCTTATTTATGTTCTCGTTGTAGCCTGGTTCAGGAATTTCGTGACGCCGCTCATTATCATGGCTCCCATACCCCTGACGCTTGTCGGCATATTGCCCGGTCATTGGATATTTGGTGCGTTCTTTACCGCAACATCCATGATAGGATTCATAGCCCTTGCAGGCATAATCGTAAGGAACTCAATTCTGCTGATCGATTTTGTGCAGATGGAGTGGAGGGACAGCGGCGACCTCAAGGCGGCTCTGATCAGGGCCGGGGCAGTCAGGTTCCGGCCGATTGCGCTTACCGCAGCTGCCGTGGTCGTGGGCTCGTTCGTGATGCTCTTTGACCCCATCTTTCAGGGGCTTGCCATTGCGATGATGTTCGGTGCTTTGGCCGCTACTGCCCTGACCCTTGTCGCCGTGCCCCTGCTTTATTATGAATATTTTAAGAGCAGGCCGTGCCCTCTCGGCTCCGGTCACAGCATTGAAAAGACCGGCCCTGAAGAGTTATAATGTGCATATGCACAAAATAGCATATGCTTTGTTGAATGATGTCAGCAACGGATATATCAATAACATCACGGTAAGGAGAACAGGTATGAGGAGAAGAGGTCTTATTGTTTCTTTTGTTGGTCTTTGTCTCACTGTCTTTCTGATACAGATCAGCGCAGCGGCAAACGCTGCTCCCAAGAGCACCCCTGAACTGAAGCAGCTTATCGGAGCAGGCAAGAAGACGGTTGTTTTTTTCCAGAATCCCAATGGCGGCCCCTGCAGAGCCCAGAATGAGATCCTCCAGAAGCTCCTGAAGGACAGGAAGGGAAATTTCGCTGTTGCCTATGTGAACTCCATGAAGCCTGAGGATCAGAAGGCCTTTTACGAATACGGGATCAGGAATCTGCCGTCGCTGGTGCTTGTTGACGGAAGCGGCAATATCAGCCGCGTCTTCCCTCCGGGGATCCAGAGCTATGAGACCCTGGCACAGTCTCTCGACAGTATCAAGTGATGGAGATCAGCATCGCCAATATCCTGCTTTCAGCGGGAGCCGGCCTTGCCAGCGTACTCTCCCCCTGCGTGCTGCCGGTGATCCCGGTCATTGCGGTCGGCAGCGCTGAAAAGAAGGATTGGCTGCGGCCACTCCTCGTGGTCTTAGGGCTCTCGATAACTTTCATGAGCATGGGCGCTGTTTCGTCTCTATTCGGTGCGCTGCTGGTCGGCCGTACCCGGTTCATTGAACAGATAGGAGGAGCGGTCATACTCGTCATGGGCCTGATGGTCTTTTTCAATGTCAGCATCTTCAAGCGAATGTACCGTCTTTCCAATATTCAGGTAAAGTCTGAGGGCAGGTTCAGCGGGCTGGTTCTCGGTATGGCGTTAGGCATCGTCTGGGTGCCCTGTATCGGACCGATGCTTTCGAGCATTCTTACGATGGTCGGCACCAGCGGCGAACTGGCAAAAGGAGTCATTCTCCTCGGGTTTTATTCCCTGGGTCTGGCAATACCACTGCTGACCATAGCCTATTCATCGCATATTCTGCAGCGCAGGCTTACCGCTCTTGCGAGGCATGAAGCTGTTGTGCGGTATATAACAGGCACCGTGCTCATTGCCTTTGGCCTGTACATCCTCGTCATCGGCAATTTTGCCTTTTAAAAAAAGGTGCATGACGAAAATCATGGATTAAATTGTGTGCATCGTGTATAATCAATATATATTGCAACTACGAAACAATCTTAAACGGAGGTGAATGATCATGGAAACAAGTGGACCAACCTATAATAGATGCTCATGCCAGAAGTGCGGGAGTCATTATGCAACAATCATCAATTCTGATGAGGAACTGCAGAAGGAAGCCTGCCCGAGCTGCGGCGAGAAGAAGCTGAAGATAGAAGGCCCGTTAAGCGCTGCCGAGATGAGCGGTATGTTCTCCGGCGGTGGTTGAAGCCCCAGAGGGTGCTAAGACCGGTTCGGTCTTAAAGGAATAGCAAAAAAGGGCGGATGCCGAAGGGCATCCGCCCTTTTTCTATGCGTTATAGCACTTGAAGATCTCATTGATAATGTCTGTTAGACCGATCTGCCCGTCCCGCCGGATTTGAGGTATACTACAGTTATTGAAGGGACATGATAGCGTCGCGTGTCTGCTCACTGATCGCAGAATTTGATGCCGTGTGTGAAGGGGTATTGTGGGCCAGGATTCAGCGCTGGAATTGAAACAAAAACAGTTTAACGCAGCAATGGAGCGTTATGAAAAGGCCGGTGTTTACAAAGCAATTTACCGGACAGTATCTCTGGTCAATGTTTCGCTGCAGTGTTATCTGCTCTATCTGGTCCTTCCCCTTTCCATAGGACTGCCTTTACAGATACTCTCTTTTTCCGCGGCATATCTGGCTGCAGACTTTATCAATGGACTGGTCCATATGTTCATGGACGGCAATGACGACTATGATTCATTGGCAGGGCCGTTGATCGCAGCATTCCATCTTCACCATAAGACCCCGCTCTACAAAAAAAGCAACCTCCTGCTGGTTTATTTCAATGAATCGGGTGCGAAGAACTGGCTTGCGGTATATCTTCTGCTGGCTGCCGTGTTGGTCAGGACCGCGTCCATCCATCCAGTCCTTTCCTATATCATGGTGTGTATCGGGATCTTGTCATCCGTTGCGGAGGTCTCTCATTATTGCTGCCATCTGTCGGATTCGGGAGCAGCACGGTATTTGAGATATCCCGGCCTCTTTTTATCGAAAAAACATCACGCACAGCATCATATTGGCGACAATGTCAATTATGCGTTCTTGAATGGTTTTACGGACCCGTTATTGAATCTCATTGCCCGAAAATATTCCCGCGGGTACAAAAACACGACAGACAGACATTATGCTGCGTACACCGGCAGCGGCACAGCGAACAGATGACTTTTAGATGGCTCATCTTTTATCCACCCGCGGATGACCGGATAGGTCTTGACTTGATGTCTCTGTGCAGAAGGATCTTTCATCTCTGGTTGAGAATAAGAAGATCACATGGTCCTTGCGTTACGCTCGATGACGCAGTAATATTGCCATTATCATAAGGAGAAGAATGCATAATAATTATTCATCCTATTATTGTAATTCAAGGGAAGTGTCCTTGCTCAAACGGTCATTATCGAGCTCAATGCTGCTGTTAGCTTTGGTTTTGTCCGCTTGTGGCAGCTCATCCACATCCAGCCCCCAGTCTCCCGCATCCGACCCCCAGTCTCTCCCAAGAACATTTCAGACCAGCTTTGAATCAGTTGACGATTTTCAGGGCTTTTACATAGTCCCACAAAATCACATGAAGTCTGCTTCGCATGCCCTATCGTCTGAAAAGACTCGCATGGGCAACAATTCTCACAAAGGCTGGATTTATGCCGCAAATCCGCCCAGCACACTAACGCAAAATAATAACCATCGCGCCTATCCCACTATTCAGCTTTATAAAACGGCCGGCGGCGCTTATAAAACCCCTGTATTAATCGAATTCTGGGTCTGGCTGGATGTGAATCTCTCACCTGGCGAATGGTTCAGTTTTGCGACCCTGGATCATACGACTTCTGACAGTTGGGATGCCGTATTAGTGAATTTGAGCGATCAGGGCTTTGTTCATCTTATGCATGTGCCCTATAGCGGCCAAGGGGAACGTACCTTCCAAACGTCAACTCTTAAGTTCCCCATGAAGCAGTGGGTGAAACTTACCGTGTCTCTTCATTTCGACAGCGACCGTGGATATGCCAAAGTGTGGCAAGACGATCAGTTAGTGTCCCAGGCGGACGTAAAGAGAGGAGCCGGCTTTCTTACTCAGGCACATTTTGGGCTCTATGCGCCCCCATCATTGTCCAGCGGTGTAATATACAATGATGATCTACTGATTAAAGAGGAGAATGATAAATAATCTCTCAAGTTGCCGAGTTATACCTGAGGAGGTATTATTGATTCCTGCATCATGAATGGCCCTGTCACTCCCGCTTGCCGGGAGTCCTTCCCACAGAAAGATTCCGGAGGAGCCGGAGATCAAACCGGAATCTAAGCACAAAATTGCTGAAATGGCTGAAATGTTAAAACAGAGCTCAAAACTAAAGCTTTTTGTTGTTGGGTATACTGATAACGATGGTTCTCTGGAATCAAATACAAAAATTATCATCAGTCCGCTCAGCTTCGGTCGTTAACGCTTCTAACAATAATCTGATATAATGGAATCCAATATGCAAAAAAAGATGTTGGAGGATGGAGATGAAACAGATAGTTCTTATCATTCTCATGCTTGTTTTGGTGTCAGTTATGAGTTTATCGGGATGTTCTTCAATAGGGTATAAAGCGGAACCCGCACCGGGTCAGCATCCCGGACATATTGGACACGAACAGCATTAAGACAGTGCCATTACGCAAGAAACTGGCACTATATGCTGCCTTTGCACTTTCCGACCAGGAGAAGATCGGTTCTGAACGAGATCCCGGAACACCCCATGTCTCCTGAAAAAAACATCACACTGTCGTGAAAGTGTCGGAATCTCAGATTTGCCCGGTCCAGCCAGAATTTAGCGTATAAGCTCGTCAGCCCGCCGTAAAATTTCTTCGGGGATATTGATACCAAGTTCGCCGGCGACCGCCATATTTATCTTGAGAAAAAACTCGGCCTGTTCGATCGGAATGTCACCCGGCTTTATCCCTTTCAGGATCTTTCCCACTGGCCTGCTGGCTTGTTTACCCATTGCTTCGAGGTCAGGGCCGTACGACAGAAACGGATTTATGCTTGAGAAGACTGCTGTCGAAGTGGACACCGGGAGCTTATGAGTTTTGGACGCTTCCACGAATAGTTGATATTGGGAATCAAGAAAATTGGAGGGGAGGAGCCAGATGGCGCCCGTACCAGGGGGGATATCGGCAAACGCTGTCCTGAGTTCCTCCGGGCTTTCGACTCTTCTGGTCACGAGCATTATCCCTCATTTATCAGCCGCCTTCTCAAGTTCATCAAGGCCGCCGGACGCACTCAGATCGCTTTGATTATAGGGAACCAGTATCTTTTTGACGGTAGGCAAAGCCAGGGTGTGCCATTCGAGCGCCTTTTCGATGCTGCCGATCGTCTGGATGCCGGTCATATTGCCCCCGGGATTGCGGAGATTCGTGGCAATCATTTAGGCTGATTTGTTCTTTGCTCAGTCCTAAACAATAGCAGGCTTTAAGCACAGACCCTGGTCTAAACAACCTGATTTACTTTACCCATACGCCTTATCCCGATTGCTAAGTGCAATGACCGTGATATATTATCTCTTGACGATAATATCCAGCTAAGATAACATAAAGCAATGATCAAATCATTCAAGAGCAGAGAGGCGGAAAAATTGTTTCAGGGCCACTTCTCCTCGAAATTGCCGCAGGCAATTCAACGCGCCGCTGCAATTAAACTTGAAGTGATTAATGCTGCAACTGTCCTCGAAACACTGCGAATCCCGCCTTCCAATTATCTGGAGGAGTTTAAGGGAGCCAGAAAGGGGCAGCACAGCATTCGTATCAATAAGCAGTGGAGAATTTGCTTTATATGGAAAGGCAGCGATGCCTTTGATGTTGAAATCGTCGATTATCATTAGAGAGGAGAGAGCAATATGAAAAAACGTGATTTCCCACCGATTCATCCCGGAGAAATTCTGGTTGAGGAGTTTTTGGGTCCTTTAGGAGTCAGCCAGTACAGACTTGCCAAGGATATCGGCGTTACGCCGCGACGGATTAATGAGATCGTGCATGGCCGCCGCGCCATTACGGCTGACACAGCGCTGCGTCTTGGTCAGTTCTTTGGCATGGAAGCCCAGTTTTGGATGAACCTGCAGTCCCGCTATGATATGGAAGTCACCCGCGACCAAATGCAGGATAAGATCAAGAAGGACGTTCGTCCATTTTCGCATGCGGCATGAGGCCAATTACGGAGCACGATATTTGTATTGACGCTGCCAGAGCCTGCTTCATATATTAGGCCAAATTCTTAGGGGAGGGGATGAAGTGCAAGGGGAATGCAGAAGACCTTTCAGAAGCGAAACTCTGTCTCCCCACACATTCATCTCATTCTGATTGCTAAGTGCATATTGCTCCGGAATTTCTTTTCCTTCAAGTTGATTTCCATGAAGATAAGATGTATTTTATATGCATAAGTTGTCAAAATAATGCATATGGAGGATTACGTGAGAACAACAATAGATCTGCCGCAACGGCTTGTTGAGGAAGCAATGAAAGTGTCACACCAGAGAACCAAAACGGCTGTGATTGTGACAGCACTTGAAGATTTTGTCAGGAAGAACAGAATACAAGGATTGAAGAAGTTCAGAGGACGGGTTAATCTGGATATTGACCTCGATAAACTGCGAAAACGTCCATGAGTGTTCTTGTTGACTCATCTGTCTGGATAGAATACTTTCGGAATGCGGGACAATCGGATGTACTGGAGATGCTTATTGAAGAAAACCTCGTGGTCACAAATGAATTGATTCTGGCGGAACTTATTCCAGCTCTTCGATTGCGGAAATTAAGAGAACTTATCACCCTCCTCCGGGAGATCAAGCGGCAGCCTATGAATATTGACTGGGATGATATCGTCAGAATGCAGACGTTATGCCTGCAGCATGGAAATAATGGGGTTGGCATTCCGGATCTGATCATTGCGCAAAACGCAATTCAAGGGGGCTTACGGTTATTGTCAAATGACAGGCACTTTCGTGTAATTTCAAAGTTCCTGTCCCTCGACATGTATCGTTAATTACCTGCATCAAGCGTGTCAAGAGGGGCTGGGCACGAACCCAGCCGGCAATTTGTATTGACGCTGCCAGAGCCTGCTTGATATATTAGGCTCAATTCGTAGGTGAGGGGATGAAGTGCAAGGGGAAAACAGAAGGCCTTTCAGAAGCAAAGCCGGTTTCAGCATCATGAATAAGTTCACTAATTCATCAACGTCCCCAAAATGCCTGCCTGGAAATACTGGATGCATCGCGACGTATGGAAAACCCTCGGGTTGTCGAATATGCTGTAGCAGGCTGATTCAATTTCGTAGGGGAGGGGATGAAGTGCAAGGGGAAATCAGAAGACCTTTCAGCAGTAAAATCAAACAGTGTCATTATTTCTCTGCCTCAGTCTCCACACATCCGTCTTTGAAACAGCTGAGCATTGTTGCCGAGTTATGCATGATAAAATTAAATCCAAGAAGAACTTAAATCTGATAAAATATGCATATCAGTAATAAAACAAAACAGGGGGCTGAGATGCAGACAGCGAAGCAAGAGGTAAGCAAACTCCTTACTCGTTTACCGGATGATTGCACTTTTGAGGATGTTCAATATCATCTTTATGTCCTGCAAAAAATTGAGCGTGGTTTGAAAGATGCTGAAGAAGGGCGTGTGTACTCACAGGAAGAAGTCGAGAAGATGATGTCGAAATGGCTCGGAAAATAGTTTGGTCGTTTGAAGCGACAGCTGACCTTGGCACAATTGCCGATTATATTGCGAAAGATTCCGCTTTTTATGCAGCTTCCTTTGTTCAGGAAGTTCGTGAAGCGAGCCGCTCCCTTAATGTCTTTTCTGAAAGAGGTCGCATAGTTCCCGAACTTTCCAATCAGAATATTCGTGAACTGTTTATAAAAGAATATCGTCTTGTCTATAGCATAGAAGAAATGCGTGTCGTTATCATAGGTCTGATTCATGGGAGAAGAGATCTGAAAGCATTATGGGAAGAGGAACAAAGAGAAAATTAGCCGTGCGTGCGTAGGCGCGACGACTTGGAAAACAACACTATATTTGTATTGACGCAGGAAGAAGGTGCTTGATATATTCGGCTCAGTTTTAAGGGAAGGGATGAATTGCAAGGGGAAAACAGAAGGCCTTTCAGAAGCAAAATCGATCAATCTCCAACTGCCTCTGTCTCGACACAACCACCTCATCCTGATACCGACGGCATATTGCACTGGAATATCTATCCATCTATTGGAGGTTGTTGAGCGCGGACTTTCAGCTTGGCCGTCAACCCGCTAAAACGGGTTGCGTCTGCTGTTAAAAGGAGGATCATGATATGAAGACAGCACATCTCATTTTGACGCTTGTGGTAATCGTTGGCCTGTTCGGTTCCGGCACGGCGCTCGCCGCAGGCGACCTGACGGCACAGACTCCGGTCGAGATAAAGGTCCAGATGGGGGACAAGGCGAATGCCCTGCGCTTTTTCCCGGACAAGATCGAGATGGAAACAGGAAAGCTCTACAAGCTCGTTCTGAGCAATCCCAGCACCATGGCGCACTACTTCAGTTCGGAGGCGTTGTCGCGTGCAGTGTTTACGAGGAAAGTCCAGGTCCTGGGCGCAGACGGAAAGGCTATCGCCGAGGTGAAGGGCGCAATTTCGGAGATCGAGGTCCATCCCGGCGGCACAGCGGAATGGTGGTTCGTGCCGGTCAAAACGGCAACGGTGAACGATTTGAAATGCACGATCAAAGACCATTCCGAAGGCGGCATGGTCGGGACCATTGTTATCAGGTAGATTGGTCTTGAGTCAAAGAGCACGAATACCTGACATTAAAAGTACCATTGCCGACAGTCTCAAATTCCCCCATTCCATGTCTTTGGCAAGCCCCATGTGCTTATGCGGAAATGTACTGCGATTCACCTTTGACGCGATAGTTGTAATATGAATGTTAAACTTGCAAATTGCAAGATGCATTTCAAGGGGCTGAATAATTTCATGAAGTTCTATCCCTTGCCCCATGGGGAGACGCAGTGGTCTATGGAGGCGATGACCTCCAGTCAAGAAGCGGTTACAGGGTTTATCCGGCGACACAAGTCCTGGAATTGTTAGCTGCTGTTGACAGAAAGCAAAAGAAATAAATCTATGCTTGGCACTGACAAGAGTGCTTCTGACAACTTCGAGCAGATCAGATCTGCAGACAGAAATAACATTTGCATTGACGCAGGGAGAAGCTGATTGATATATTAGGCTCAATTCTTAGGGAGGGGATGACGTGCAAGGGGAAAACAGAAGGCCTTTCAGAAGCAAAGCCGGTTTCAGCATCATGAATAAGTTCACTAATTCATCAACGTCCCCAAAATGCCCAGCTTAACGCAAACTGAGAGAAGAAAGGTAATTCGATGGCTAACTTAAGTTCTTTTAGTATGATTCATCAGAAAGTTAAAAAAATTCAAAACGACTATGACCTTGAATCTCCTGGCGTGGCCTTTGCTTGGGTAGTTCTCGGTTCAATTTATCAGATTGGTCCTGATGAAATCGAAAACGTAATTACGGATGGCGGTAACGATGGGGGCATTGACGCTATATTCGTCGAAGGACAGACTGTTCATGCGTTTAATTTTAAATATACCGAGAGTTTTGACAACTCCAAAAAGAATTTTCCAGAAAGCGAATTCGACAAAGTAGTTAACACTTTTGTTCGTATTTTTGACAAAAATCTGGCCGAAACAGAAGTCAACGATCTTTTGTGGACGAAGGTTGAGGAAATTTGGTCACTCTTCGATAATGGACCAGTAAATTTTAAGTTGTATTTTTGTACTAACAAGGAAAAACCCCTTGCTGCTGCCTCTGACAAATTTGAAAAAAGTCTTGAAAAATACCGTTCTTTTGAATTTCATTATTTCGACCAAGAAACAATTTCCAGCAAAATTATAGAAAAGAAATTTAATAAGGTAACAGGCGATATTACGTTTATTGATAAGCAATATTTCGCGAGAACTGATGGTACGCTTAAAGGCATTGTTGCAACCGTTTCAGCGAATGACATAATTGAATTATTAAAAGATCCTCAAAATCCAGCGAAGGTAAATGAGGATGTCTTTAATGAAAATATCCGCCTTTACAAAAAAAATCACAGAATCAATCATAATATTATTGCAACTGCTCTTTCTGAAGAAAATTACGAGTTTTGGTATCTTAACAATGGTATTACGATCGTTTGCGATGAATGTATCTATCAACCAACTCGATCTCCTAAAGCGAAGCTTCTCAATTTTCAGATTGTAAACGGAGGCCAAACATCGCATTCACTCTTTGAAGCTTACTTAATGGATCCAACTAAAGTGGATACGATCGACCTATTGGTGAGGATTTGTGAGATCAGAACAAATCAAACAATTTCCAGTAAAATCGGAGAGACAACAAACTCTCAAATCCCGGTGAAAAGCAGAGATCTTCACTCAAATGACTCAATTCAAAAGAAACTTGAGGAAGAGTTTAGGGCATTGGGGTACTTTTATGAGCGAAAGATCAATTACTATGCGGACGAACCCAAAGAAAGAAGACTTGATAATGAGCTCTTGGGACAACTATCTCTTGCATATAATTATGGATTGCCATCCAAGGCAAAGGGAGAAAAATACATCGTCTTTGGGGAGAAATACGAGGAAATCTTCGATGAATATTCTACTACTGCCGGCAAACTTCTAATTCCTTTTCAGTTGTATTCCAAGATTGATGTGAAAAAGAGGGTGGTTCAAAAAAAGCGGAGAAGTAAGGAGCCAATAAGCCTTGAAGAATACTGCTTTTCAATCGCGCCATTTCATATTCTATATGCCGCTAAATTGAAGTTAGACAGCGAGAATGTTGATTTGGATAATGAGAGTGCGGTAATGAAGTTAATTGACTTCGGCGCGCATATTATTCATGAGGTAATTAATGATCAAATGAAGGAAAACCGGCTTTCAATTTATAATCTTGAAAAATTTCTCAAGGATTCAAGGAGCGACAATAAGATTCTTGAAAAAGTAAAAAGCACTACATGACTCTTGATGAAGACAGAATTAGCGTAATGGAGTCTATAGGACCAGGACCCTGGTGGTAGAGGCTGTATACGAAAATTCTGTTGAGGTCATCCTGAGCGTTGGCGCGAACGCCCTTGGCGGGATCTCTCCCCAGGACACCTTTTCCTTTGTGCGCGGCGAGAGAATAAACAATAAGTCATTTGGATGGAGTTCAGCCAATATCAACCGCTTTGTCTTTGAGATGCAGGATGGGGTTAAAGATATTAAGGGGTCATTCTTTAGCTCCCGCTGGGCCGGGAATCTCGTCGGCTGACAGGATGTTGACACCTCTGTTCTGGTGCTTGAATTGACTAAGCCTATGCTCACCGGTAACATATCGTTATCAAATAGAAATCTGGTGCTTCAAGTCAAACAGCGGAGCTGCCAGAATGTGTGAAATAAAGGATAAATGGGGGTCCTCTGTATCAAACTCCAAGATGGAATTAGGATGGTGACATAACGTTTGTGGTATCATATTTTTATGCTGCTGAAACAAATGAGGTGAAAAAATGAAAACGAAATTGAAAATGATTTATTGGAAAAGCGAGAAATTCTGGGTAGGGAAATTGCTCAACCACCCTGAAATAATGACTCAAGGCGAGACATTAGAAGAACTTGAGGAAAACATGAAAGAGGCTTACACGCTTATGACTATGGACGATGTTCCACCGAAACATAAGATTAAAGAACTCGTCCTGTCAGTTTGAAAAGAAAAGAGTTAATCAAAAGAATCACCTCCTCCGGCTGTGTGTTGCTGAGGCATGGTCAACGGCACGATCTCTACCTCAATCCTAAAACCGGCAAGAAACAGCCAATTCCCCGTCATAACGAAATAGACGAAAACCTTTCACGGCACATAATCAAAGAATTGTCATAACAATAGGTGCCTTGAGCTTCTTCTTTAGACAACGAAGCCATCGTGTTTGCAGCCTCGTAATGGTATGATAGAGGCATTATCATATGCCGATGAAACAGATCTATGGCTGACATTAACAACACCGTTTCCAACGAACACACATTCCCGCATTCCATTGTCCTGAAGGCCTCTGCAGGCTCTGGCAAGACCCATGCACTGACCCTGCGATTCGTCGCATTTCTGCTCTCGAAGACCATAAAAAAGAACGGGCTCCGCAATATCCTTGCGATCACCTTTTCAAATAATGCTGCAGCTGAAATGCGGTCGCGCATCCTCCTTTGGCTGAAGGCCCTTTCGCTTGGTCAGGACGCGGCAATCAAGGATCTTAAGGCTGAAACCGGCCTTGACAGGGATGAGCTTATGACCCGGGCCACGGCCACGCTATCGCTCGTGCTCGACCATTATGCTGATCTGCAGGTAAAGACGATCGACAGTTTTATGACCGGCATATTCAAGGCCTCTGCAATTGATCTGGGTTACAACCCTGACTTTGACGTAGTGCTCCAAAATGATGCGCTGATGGAATATGCCTTTGACATGTTTTTGAAGAATGTCAGGGAGAAGAGCGAGGCAAGCCGGTTTCTTGAGGCAATGATAGGGCGGATCATGGAGTCAAAGCTCCAGACATCCGGTTTTCCCTGGGACCCCTCTGCCCCGATCCTCGATGAGGTAAAGAGCATCTACCGGAAGACTGC encodes:
- a CDS encoding thioredoxin family protein codes for the protein MRRRGLIVSFVGLCLTVFLIQISAAANAAPKSTPELKQLIGAGKKTVVFFQNPNGGPCRAQNEILQKLLKDRKGNFAVAYVNSMKPEDQKAFYEYGIRNLPSLVLVDGSGNISRVFPPGIQSYETLAQSLDSIK
- a CDS encoding cytochrome c biogenesis protein CcdA; the encoded protein is MEISIANILLSAGAGLASVLSPCVLPVIPVIAVGSAEKKDWLRPLLVVLGLSITFMSMGAVSSLFGALLVGRTRFIEQIGGAVILVMGLMVFFNVSIFKRMYRLSNIQVKSEGRFSGLVLGMALGIVWVPCIGPMLSSILTMVGTSGELAKGVILLGFYSLGLAIPLLTIAYSSHILQRRLTALARHEAVVRYITGTVLIAFGLYILVIGNFAF
- a CDS encoding type II toxin-antitoxin system RelE/ParE family toxin, producing MIKSFKSREAEKLFQGHFSSKLPQAIQRAAAIKLEVINAATVLETLRIPPSNYLEEFKGARKGQHSIRINKQWRICFIWKGSDAFDVEIVDYH
- a CDS encoding HigA family addiction module antidote protein, with the translated sequence MKKRDFPPIHPGEILVEEFLGPLGVSQYRLAKDIGVTPRRINEIVHGRRAITADTALRLGQFFGMEAQFWMNLQSRYDMEVTRDQMQDKIKKDVRPFSHAA
- a CDS encoding type II toxin-antitoxin system VapB family antitoxin: MRTTIDLPQRLVEEAMKVSHQRTKTAVIVTALEDFVRKNRIQGLKKFRGRVNLDIDLDKLRKRP
- a CDS encoding PIN domain-containing protein, producing the protein MSVLVDSSVWIEYFRNAGQSDVLEMLIEENLVVTNELILAELIPALRLRKLRELITLLREIKRQPMNIDWDDIVRMQTLCLQHGNNGVGIPDLIIAQNAIQGGLRLLSNDRHFRVISKFLSLDMYR
- a CDS encoding type II toxin-antitoxin system RelE/ParE family toxin; translated protein: MARKIVWSFEATADLGTIADYIAKDSAFYAASFVQEVREASRSLNVFSERGRIVPELSNQNIRELFIKEYRLVYSIEEMRVVIIGLIHGRRDLKALWEEEQREN
- a CDS encoding biphenyl 2,3-dioxygenase codes for the protein MKTAHLILTLVVIVGLFGSGTALAAGDLTAQTPVEIKVQMGDKANALRFFPDKIEMETGKLYKLVLSNPSTMAHYFSSEALSRAVFTRKVQVLGADGKAIAEVKGAISEIEVHPGGTAEWWFVPVKTATVNDLKCTIKDHSEGGMVGTIVIR
- a CDS encoding AIPR family protein — protein: MANLSSFSMIHQKVKKIQNDYDLESPGVAFAWVVLGSIYQIGPDEIENVITDGGNDGGIDAIFVEGQTVHAFNFKYTESFDNSKKNFPESEFDKVVNTFVRIFDKNLAETEVNDLLWTKVEEIWSLFDNGPVNFKLYFCTNKEKPLAAASDKFEKSLEKYRSFEFHYFDQETISSKIIEKKFNKVTGDITFIDKQYFARTDGTLKGIVATVSANDIIELLKDPQNPAKVNEDVFNENIRLYKKNHRINHNIIATALSEENYEFWYLNNGITIVCDECIYQPTRSPKAKLLNFQIVNGGQTSHSLFEAYLMDPTKVDTIDLLVRICEIRTNQTISSKIGETTNSQIPVKSRDLHSNDSIQKKLEEEFRALGYFYERKINYYADEPKERRLDNELLGQLSLAYNYGLPSKAKGEKYIVFGEKYEEIFDEYSTTAGKLLIPFQLYSKIDVKKRVVQKKRRSKEPISLEEYCFSIAPFHILYAAKLKLDSENVDLDNESAVMKLIDFGAHIIHEVINDQMKENRLSIYNLEKFLKDSRSDNKILEKVKSTT
- a CDS encoding type II toxin-antitoxin system HicB family antitoxin is translated as MKTKLKMIYWKSEKFWVGKLLNHPEIMTQGETLEELEENMKEAYTLMTMDDVPPKHKIKELVLSV
- a CDS encoding type II toxin-antitoxin system HicA family toxin: MKRKELIKRITSSGCVLLRHGQRHDLYLNPKTGKKQPIPRHNEIDENLSRHIIKELS